One window of Leucobacter komagatae genomic DNA carries:
- a CDS encoding acyl-CoA carboxylase subunit beta, giving the protein MTVITSAFDAGSQEFRDAANSMREKLAELDTVYAELAAAGGEKAVARHRGRGKLTARDRIELLLDRDTAFLELGAFAGWGSEFPVGGSVVGGIGVVSGVECVVLANDPTIAGGTSNPVTLKKQLRIMEIALKNRLPLISLVESGGANLPTQSEIFIPGGETFRRLAELSKAGIPTVAIVFGNSTAGGAYVPGMSDHIIMIEKQSMVFLGGPPLVKAATGEVSDEESLGGAEMHARTSGLADYFARDEQDGIRIGRRVVARLGHTKQGPAPAAAIPPLYGEEELIGIVPSDLKIPFDPRAVIARVVDGSDFDEFKPLYGSGMVTGWARIHGYPVGIIANSKGVIFSQEAQKVTQFIQIANQRATPLLFLHNTTGYMVGKKYEEGGIIKHGSMMVNAVSTSTVPHISVLIGASYGAGHYGMCGRAFDPRFLFAWPSSKSAVMGGTQLADVVTSVAKASAAARGLPFDDDANELRRLAIERQIEAESLPLFLSGLGYDDGIIDPRDTRTVVGLALSAVSSAPIESDRTFGIFRM; this is encoded by the coding sequence ATGACTGTCATCACGTCGGCCTTCGATGCGGGGTCGCAAGAGTTCCGCGACGCAGCCAACTCTATGCGGGAGAAACTCGCTGAGCTCGATACCGTGTATGCCGAGCTCGCGGCCGCGGGCGGCGAAAAGGCTGTCGCCCGGCACCGGGGCCGCGGCAAGCTTACGGCCCGAGACCGGATCGAGCTGCTGCTCGATCGCGACACTGCGTTTCTCGAGCTTGGCGCGTTCGCCGGTTGGGGCTCCGAGTTCCCGGTCGGCGGCAGCGTGGTCGGTGGAATTGGAGTTGTGTCGGGTGTGGAGTGCGTTGTGCTCGCGAACGACCCAACGATCGCTGGAGGCACTTCGAACCCAGTGACGCTCAAGAAGCAATTGCGCATCATGGAAATCGCGCTCAAGAACCGGTTGCCTCTGATCTCGCTCGTCGAGTCAGGTGGCGCGAACCTCCCCACTCAAAGCGAGATCTTCATCCCGGGCGGTGAGACCTTTCGGCGGCTCGCGGAACTCTCGAAAGCAGGGATTCCCACTGTCGCAATCGTCTTCGGAAACTCGACGGCCGGCGGCGCGTACGTTCCAGGCATGAGCGACCACATCATCATGATCGAGAAACAATCGATGGTGTTTCTCGGCGGCCCTCCCCTCGTGAAAGCCGCGACTGGGGAAGTGAGCGATGAGGAGTCGCTCGGTGGCGCCGAAATGCATGCACGCACCAGCGGGTTAGCGGACTATTTTGCGCGCGACGAGCAGGATGGAATCAGGATCGGCCGTAGAGTTGTTGCTCGCTTAGGCCACACAAAGCAGGGCCCAGCCCCCGCAGCCGCGATCCCTCCCCTTTACGGCGAGGAGGAGCTCATCGGCATCGTGCCCTCCGATTTGAAGATCCCATTCGATCCTCGTGCGGTGATCGCTCGCGTCGTCGATGGCTCAGACTTCGACGAGTTCAAGCCGCTCTACGGCTCGGGAATGGTCACCGGGTGGGCACGCATCCACGGTTACCCTGTCGGCATCATCGCAAACTCCAAGGGCGTGATCTTCAGCCAGGAAGCCCAGAAGGTCACCCAGTTCATCCAAATCGCGAACCAGCGGGCGACTCCCCTGCTCTTCCTGCACAATACGACGGGCTACATGGTCGGCAAGAAGTATGAGGAGGGCGGCATCATCAAGCACGGTTCGATGATGGTGAACGCCGTCTCCACTTCAACGGTGCCGCACATCTCAGTGCTTATTGGGGCGTCCTACGGGGCCGGCCACTACGGCATGTGCGGTCGCGCTTTCGACCCGCGCTTCCTGTTCGCCTGGCCGTCTTCGAAGTCGGCGGTGATGGGCGGGACCCAGCTCGCCGACGTCGTCACCTCGGTCGCGAAGGCCTCCGCCGCAGCACGAGGGCTGCCGTTCGACGACGACGCAAACGAGTTGCGCCGTCTGGCGATCGAGCGCCAGATCGAGGCCGAATCCCTGCCTTTGTTCCTTTCGGGTCTGGGGTACGACGACGGCATCATCGATCCCCGCGACACGAGAACGGTTGTCGGGCTCGCACTCTCCGCGGTGTCTTCCGCGCCAATCGAGTCCGACAGGACCTTCGGAATCTTCAGGATGTGA
- a CDS encoding acyl-CoA dehydrogenase family protein, which translates to MKSEIDQFREMVRAVVSTEIVPHIDAWEAAGVFPAHELFPKLAAHGLLGLGFAPEDGGEGAPLEYQMVLSEELGRGNAAGVSMAINVQMHMATPSLAKYGSAELKERYLQPALRGEHVAAIAVTEPDAGSDVAGITTRAVRDGDDWLISGSKTFITNATQADWFCMLVRTSDEGGYRGMSQIIVPASTPGFEVVRKLDKLGNRSSDTAELRLDNARVPVTNTIGEVGRGFQQQMGQFIIERLSACFSIVGSTEWALEKTREYLKVREVFGEPLANRQYPVFMLTELSADVELLKAMNEKMCRMLNAGEDITREATVGKLHAGRTFRRVADAAMQFHGGLGYMEESWTARFYRDARLSSIGGGADEVMLQVLARMDGYTT; encoded by the coding sequence ATGAAGAGTGAAATTGACCAGTTCCGGGAGATGGTTCGCGCGGTCGTCAGCACCGAGATCGTGCCCCACATCGACGCATGGGAAGCCGCCGGGGTATTCCCCGCTCACGAGCTCTTCCCAAAGCTCGCGGCACACGGTCTCCTGGGGCTCGGCTTCGCGCCCGAAGATGGCGGGGAAGGGGCGCCCCTGGAGTATCAGATGGTGCTTTCTGAAGAGCTTGGGCGCGGAAACGCCGCCGGTGTTTCGATGGCAATCAACGTGCAGATGCACATGGCGACGCCCTCACTCGCGAAGTACGGCAGTGCAGAGCTCAAGGAACGGTATCTTCAGCCCGCGCTCCGTGGCGAGCACGTCGCGGCGATCGCAGTCACGGAACCCGACGCCGGCTCTGACGTTGCCGGGATCACCACGCGGGCAGTGCGGGACGGCGATGATTGGCTCATTTCGGGGTCGAAGACTTTTATCACCAACGCCACACAGGCTGACTGGTTCTGCATGCTTGTGCGTACGAGCGATGAGGGCGGCTACCGTGGGATGTCGCAAATCATCGTGCCGGCCAGTACCCCGGGCTTCGAGGTTGTACGGAAGCTCGACAAGCTTGGCAACCGCTCGAGCGACACGGCGGAGCTGCGGCTTGATAACGCGAGGGTACCTGTGACGAACACGATTGGCGAGGTCGGGCGCGGGTTCCAACAGCAGATGGGGCAGTTCATCATCGAGCGGCTCTCTGCCTGCTTCTCAATTGTTGGCAGCACGGAATGGGCGCTCGAGAAGACCCGCGAGTACCTGAAGGTTCGCGAGGTGTTCGGTGAGCCGCTCGCCAATCGCCAGTACCCAGTGTTCATGCTCACCGAGCTCTCAGCTGATGTCGAGCTACTGAAAGCCATGAACGAGAAAATGTGCCGGATGCTCAACGCCGGCGAAGACATTACGCGCGAGGCAACCGTCGGTAAACTCCACGCTGGCCGCACCTTTCGCCGGGTCGCCGACGCCGCGATGCAGTTCCACGGTGGCCTTGGCTACA
- a CDS encoding biotin carboxylase N-terminal domain-containing protein, with product MTISPLPRPITRVLVANRGEIARRVFATCRARGIETIAVFSDADENAEFVVEADAAVRLPGTAPADTYLRGDLIVEAAARAGADAIHPGYGFLSENAAFARQVIAAGLTWIGPDPENIDQMGSKVESKRLMEAAGVPVLSELNPRAITADQLPILVKASEGGGGRGMRVVERLEDLDETIHTAGLEAASAFGDPTVFCERYIPDGHHIEVQVFGDRHGTVWALGERECSIQRRHQKVVEEAPAPLVERHGAAMRDRLYAAARAAASQINYIGAGTVEFLANDRGDFFFLEMNTRLQVEHPVTECTTGLDLVGLQLDIAAGAALIGEPPRAAGHAIEVRLYAEDPQENWAPQSGAVHTFDVPGAHSAFTIPRDDTAVRLDAGVGAGSTISTFYDPMIAKIIGVGPDRATAARTLAAAIEGMSWDGPVTNAALLTHVLREPGFLAGNTTTAYFDEHPEVFAPAVAAFELRIAAVAAAVATATAAENGCPAGPDGMIVTNAITSAEDALAVSIASGNPRPNVGGWRLFHPDYRSRSFAAGQVELPVKYRHTRAGWEFSPETLADGPAVTVVQATPTLVRLEIDGVERRFSVTRRGTSLIVASARGTVALKELPRYTDPSALTAPGSLLAPMPGTVVRVEASVGEAVEAGQGIIWLEAMKMMHTISSDAAGVVEALRVSVGDQVDVGMLLAVIAEASDEATGSGTGKAVAE from the coding sequence ATGACAATTTCACCCCTTCCTCGCCCAATTACGAGAGTGCTCGTCGCAAACCGCGGCGAGATCGCCCGTCGCGTGTTCGCAACCTGCAGGGCTCGCGGTATCGAAACCATCGCCGTCTTCTCCGACGCCGACGAGAACGCCGAGTTCGTCGTCGAAGCGGACGCGGCCGTCCGGCTGCCGGGCACCGCCCCGGCAGACACCTACCTGCGGGGCGACCTCATCGTCGAGGCCGCTGCCCGAGCGGGCGCTGACGCGATCCACCCGGGCTACGGATTTCTCAGCGAGAACGCGGCGTTCGCGCGCCAGGTGATCGCCGCAGGCCTCACGTGGATCGGCCCGGACCCGGAGAACATTGACCAGATGGGCTCAAAGGTCGAATCCAAACGACTTATGGAAGCTGCGGGCGTTCCCGTGCTGAGCGAGCTCAACCCGCGGGCCATTACGGCAGATCAGCTCCCCATACTTGTGAAAGCATCAGAGGGTGGCGGTGGGCGCGGAATGCGCGTCGTCGAGCGGCTCGAGGATCTCGATGAGACGATCCACACCGCCGGGCTCGAGGCAGCGAGTGCGTTTGGCGACCCAACAGTCTTCTGTGAGCGATACATCCCCGACGGCCACCACATCGAGGTGCAGGTGTTCGGCGACCGGCATGGCACCGTGTGGGCACTCGGAGAGCGCGAGTGCTCGATCCAGCGCCGCCATCAAAAGGTTGTCGAGGAGGCACCCGCACCTCTCGTCGAGCGTCACGGTGCGGCGATGCGCGACAGGCTCTACGCCGCCGCGCGCGCAGCGGCCTCCCAAATCAACTACATCGGCGCCGGGACTGTTGAGTTCCTCGCGAATGATCGCGGAGACTTTTTCTTTCTCGAAATGAACACGCGCCTGCAGGTTGAACATCCGGTAACCGAGTGCACAACCGGGCTCGACCTTGTCGGGCTCCAGCTCGACATCGCGGCAGGTGCGGCGCTCATTGGCGAACCCCCGCGCGCGGCCGGACACGCCATCGAGGTGCGACTGTACGCGGAAGATCCGCAGGAGAACTGGGCGCCCCAGTCGGGCGCCGTGCATACCTTCGACGTGCCCGGCGCACACTCCGCGTTCACGATCCCACGCGACGACACAGCCGTGAGGCTCGACGCAGGCGTGGGCGCGGGGTCCACAATCTCGACGTTTTACGATCCGATGATCGCGAAGATCATCGGTGTCGGGCCCGACAGGGCGACGGCCGCGCGCACCCTCGCCGCCGCAATCGAGGGCATGAGTTGGGACGGTCCGGTGACGAACGCCGCCCTACTCACGCACGTGCTCCGTGAACCCGGCTTTCTCGCGGGCAACACGACGACCGCATACTTCGATGAGCATCCGGAGGTGTTCGCCCCCGCGGTCGCAGCCTTCGAGCTGCGAATCGCAGCTGTCGCGGCTGCGGTCGCCACAGCGACCGCAGCCGAGAACGGCTGCCCCGCGGGCCCCGACGGAATGATCGTCACCAACGCAATCACTTCGGCAGAGGATGCGCTCGCGGTGAGCATCGCCAGCGGCAACCCGCGCCCAAACGTTGGTGGCTGGCGGCTCTTCCACCCGGACTACCGATCCCGCAGCTTCGCTGCCGGTCAGGTCGAACTCCCCGTGAAGTACCGACACACGCGAGCAGGCTGGGAGTTCTCGCCGGAAACCCTCGCCGATGGCCCCGCGGTTACGGTCGTCCAGGCAACACCCACCCTCGTGAGGCTCGAGATCGACGGCGTCGAGCGGCGATTCAGCGTGACCAGGCGCGGCACAAGCCTCATCGTCGCGTCCGCACGCGGCACGGTAGCACTCAAGGAGCTCCCCCGGTACACAGATCCGAGCGCCCTAACCGCCCCCGGCAGCCTGCTTGCCCCGATGCCAGGAACCGTCGTGCGGGTCGAAGCCTCGGTCGGCGAAGCGGTCGAAGCAGGTCAGGGCATTATTTGGTTGGAGGCAATGAAGATGATGCACACCATCAGTTCGGACGCTGCCGGGGTCGTCGAGGCGCTACGCGTGAGCGTCGGTGACCAGGTCGACGTCGGCATGCTCCTCGCAGTGATCGCGGAAGCAAGCGATGAGGCTACCGGTTCGGGCACAGGAAAGGCGGTGGCCGAATGA
- a CDS encoding acyclic terpene utilization AtuA family protein: MNPGADRDGTTLVPTLSAPQPTQGERTVRIGNASGFYGDRLSGFDEMVAAGVDVITGDYLAELTMLILARQKANDPAAGYAKTFITQLSGSLEQIAAAGTRVVVNAGGMNPGGLAAALRELAASRDLEIPIAYVDGDDLTDRADELGLGNPLAANAYLGGWGITEALRRGAQVVVTGRVTDAAVITGSAAWFHGWGRADYDKLAGAMAAGHVIECGMQATGGNFSFFTELSDMRRPGFPIAEIDQNGDSVITKPPGTGGAVTVETVLSQLLYEVAGARYPGPDATLRLDSLRLADAGADRVRIAGARGEAPPPDLKVSVTEIGGYRQQITFPLVGLHIPEKAELITRQFEYGLEQSELRRPASLEWTLARTDHPGADSEEAASARLTLIARDTDPRVVGRAFANIAVEFALGSIPGFFTDGPPGDASVYGRFRPAFVPQQTPPHTVHFHDGDSAAIVPPAEFRALDETALDSRSIGWGNGDRACPQRARAGETTVALGELFGARSGDKGGTANIGVWARSDAGWDWLRSELTADRLRELLPEAAAHDITRVELAGLRAVNFVIDGLLGEGVAFGARFDPQAKGLGEWLRARNVSVPSALAAERGQQPTPFPTPRSPFTSRDAENPQ; this comes from the coding sequence ATGAATCCCGGAGCAGACCGCGACGGAACGACACTGGTTCCGACACTGAGCGCACCACAGCCGACGCAGGGTGAGCGAACCGTTCGAATCGGAAACGCCTCGGGTTTCTACGGTGATCGGCTCAGTGGCTTCGATGAAATGGTCGCCGCCGGCGTCGATGTCATCACTGGTGACTACCTTGCAGAGCTCACGATGCTTATCCTCGCCAGGCAGAAAGCGAACGATCCGGCAGCGGGGTACGCGAAGACTTTCATCACGCAGCTCTCTGGGTCGCTCGAGCAGATCGCGGCCGCTGGCACCCGTGTGGTCGTGAACGCCGGTGGGATGAACCCCGGTGGGCTCGCCGCCGCGCTCCGCGAGCTCGCAGCTAGCAGGGATCTCGAGATCCCAATCGCCTACGTTGACGGCGACGATCTGACCGACCGCGCGGATGAACTGGGCCTTGGCAACCCGCTCGCCGCGAACGCATACCTTGGCGGCTGGGGGATCACCGAGGCGTTGCGACGCGGCGCGCAGGTAGTCGTCACCGGACGAGTCACGGACGCGGCTGTGATCACCGGCTCCGCAGCCTGGTTCCACGGCTGGGGTCGGGCTGACTACGACAAGCTCGCCGGCGCTATGGCAGCCGGGCACGTCATTGAGTGCGGCATGCAGGCCACAGGCGGCAACTTCTCATTCTTCACCGAGCTTTCTGACATGCGAAGGCCCGGGTTTCCAATCGCGGAGATCGATCAGAACGGCGACAGTGTCATCACCAAGCCCCCTGGCACCGGCGGTGCCGTCACCGTCGAAACGGTGCTCTCGCAGCTGCTGTATGAAGTTGCCGGTGCACGCTATCCGGGGCCCGACGCGACGCTCCGTCTCGACTCGCTTCGGCTCGCAGACGCGGGGGCCGACAGGGTGCGCATCGCGGGTGCGCGCGGCGAGGCTCCCCCACCAGACCTCAAGGTCTCAGTGACCGAGATCGGCGGGTATCGGCAGCAGATCACGTTCCCGCTCGTTGGGCTCCACATCCCTGAGAAAGCAGAGCTCATCACTCGGCAGTTCGAGTACGGCCTCGAACAGTCAGAGCTCCGCCGGCCGGCCTCGCTCGAATGGACCCTCGCGCGCACCGACCACCCCGGTGCTGACAGCGAGGAGGCGGCGTCGGCCCGACTCACCCTCATCGCGCGCGACACAGACCCCCGGGTGGTCGGGCGCGCGTTCGCGAACATCGCCGTGGAGTTCGCGCTGGGATCGATCCCCGGTTTCTTCACTGACGGCCCGCCAGGTGATGCGAGCGTCTACGGCAGGTTCAGGCCGGCTTTCGTGCCACAGCAGACGCCGCCCCACACAGTGCATTTCCACGACGGCGATAGCGCGGCGATCGTGCCCCCAGCAGAGTTCCGTGCCCTTGATGAGACAGCCCTCGATTCCCGCAGCATCGGCTGGGGCAATGGTGATCGGGCGTGCCCCCAGCGGGCGCGAGCCGGCGAGACCACTGTCGCACTCGGTGAACTCTTCGGCGCCCGCAGCGGCGACAAGGGCGGCACCGCGAACATCGGCGTGTGGGCACGCAGTGACGCGGGGTGGGACTGGCTCCGCTCTGAACTCACCGCCGACCGGCTTCGCGAGCTGCTTCCTGAGGCGGCAGCGCACGACATTACGCGGGTCGAGCTTGCGGGCCTACGCGCTGTGAATTTCGTCATCGACGGCCTGCTAGGCGAGGGCGTCGCATTCGGCGCGAGGTTCGACCCCCAGGCTAAGGGACTCGGCGAGTGGCTCCGTGCCCGGAATGTCTCCGTGCCGTCGGCTCTCGCGGCGGAGCGAGGCCAGCAACCGACGCCCTTCCCCACCCCACGATCACCATTCACATCACGAGACGCGGAGAACCCACAATGA